AATGTAAGAATACCTCTCACAATTACAACAATTAACATAGGCCTAGTGATTTTTTTCTATGACAATAATATATGATCAAACACTAATAATTGTATAACATATTAATGTGCCTTCTTGCTTTTCAAGAGCTGAAACAACACAGCACATTATGGGATGAGTGTGCAGACAGGAATGTGTGGTGGTGATTCACCTGAGTTTATAGGCTACTAATGTGTGCGTCAGGACATTCTTATTGGTCAAGTAGTATACCATATAACTAACAGTCACAATTTTGAGCTGTAGACTAGTAGAGGACATTGTTCAGGTCTAAttttacagccattaaactgtagaACTGTACAGCATATTGATAGTAGCATATAATAGTTAATACTCTGTAATAAGCAATTTTCAGGAAGATGATGATGGACAACTGTCCAGATTTGGCCGGCCAGAACAGATTGTGTTGCAAAGATGCTAGCCTATCAGTCTCTATTTCTCTGGAAATAGATGAATTGTCTTATGGTgattgtcacatgcacagttgTAAAATGGGAAGTGGGGAGAAATCTGCTAGTCACACTTGCCAATGCACATTTGTTCCATTGTGTCCACAAACATAGTCATGGCACTTATCACACATCATCTCCACGTGTTCCTGTGATTTTTGGCTGCTTCTTGGTTTGTGTTGGTTGATACCCAGTTTGATGCccatattttgtctttttttcacatCTTACAGGCAGCACAGTGCAGGAATGACCAGAACCGACTTGAGGTTTAGAAGCTCCTATTCCACACTGAAGTGATGAAAAACATGATCAGAGGTGTGAATTTCCCCAATTTATTTTGCAAATCAACTATGTTCCGTGATCTTTGATCAGTACACTGacataacattattttttaataacaATTCTGTAATATAATGTTATCACTTTCCATTTTCAGACCTTGTCATTGTGCAGCATCCTGTTTCTGTGAGTGTACCACTGAACTATCAGGTGAATCTGAGTGTGAGAGCAGAGGGTACAGGTATCCTGAACTACCAGTGGTTCAAATCTGATGAAGAGGAGGTATGTGGTTGTGGAGGATTTTTGTAATTCTTGTCTGACACTGTATTATGTTGTCAATTCGTAGAGTAACACAGTGTATAACCAATGAAATGGCTAATGTTTTTTTAGGTATTTGGTGCAACCAGAGCAGATCTGACTGTCACAGCCCAGAGGTCTCAGCTCTACATTTGCCGAGTGAATGACCAGTTCTGCAACTGTGTGTTCAGTGAATGGGTCAAAGTAAAGGTCCCGGACATTGCTAAACCAGGTATATGAATCGTCTATATTAGTTACTAGTTATAAGGTAATATGTTTGCAATGCAGATGTTTAAAACTCCTTTGATCAATGCAGAGCACTATTTTGCATAGAATGTATTAATATTGCATTTTTAATTCTTTAGGTCTCCCAATAGCCTGGCGAGGGGAGCTACATATCGCCGTACACCCTGCACCCCAGACTGTCAGACAGGGGCAGAGACTCACCCTCAGCTGCTCTGCCTTTGGCATTCCCATCCCACACTACCAGTGGTACAGAAATGGACATCCTCTGTTGGGCAAAACCACTGACACATTGCAGgtaactccagtgtttaattactCCTGCACTGAGGTCATCGTATTTACTCTGTCTTGACATTTGATCTGGCCGAGAGCCAATAGTGCTTCAGTAGTCCTATGTAAACATTGTAATTTAGAAGAACTTGGTTAATATTTAACATAAGGTTTGTTTTCTAGAATAGTCTTATGTGCATGAGTAGAGGCAAACATTAATGGGAATGTGTTTGTGTCCCTTGTAGATACATAATGCAGAGGCAGATGATAGAGGAACATATCTCTGCTCTGTGTCCAATGTTGAAGAAGAAAGATGGACAGAGCCAGCTGATGTTGATATAGGTAAATAGAAATATGATAGAGCTCGAAGGGCATCTTTGCAAATATTAGGAAGGAATGTTGTTGTTTGTAGGAAGTCACCCCACTGTGAATGATGTTGTAAAATTATGGAGTCTACCTTTTGTGaatgtgtatctttaattatatatagAAATAGTGAATATGAAACCCAAAAGTCCTTCATAGTAGCACATGACAAAACAATAGCAACAGTTATTTGTTCAGTGGCATGAGCTTTACTATTAGCATTTTCTATTTTCCCTGATGAAGTCTATCACATAATTCACTGTAAAGTAATTCCGCACTTTTCAATGAGCTAGTGGAATAGCTGTGAATATTTCGATTTCTGCACATGTCTCCCAGTACCTTTGTACAAAACTATCAAGTGGGTCTTTCCATTCTGCTGAGGATTTAAGGTACTTTCCCTTTGTTAAAGACAGAAATGGTAGGAAGTTGTCAGGCTCTCAACAGTGGGCAGGGTTGTATAGACAACATCTAAATTACTTGAAATGAAACTAGCCTTTGGATGTAGGTTCCCCTTTTGCATTTGAATGTGTTTTCTACATTTTGACTCAACCAGTCTGAAGTAAAACGGAGGCCTTTAACACACTCATATTGCTTTTGAtcttgtttgttgtgtttgattGACAGATTGAAGTGTGTTGTGTGAAGTTATGCACTGATTTCAacctttgtttttctttcttttttccatTTCGTTCAGAGCCATCTAATCAACTCAAAGTCACAGCTCCAAAACTCACAGGTATGGCTCGGTGTAAATAAAGTATTagtgtaaataaagtatttgtaATTTTTAGAATGCAGTTTGAGCATTTCCTCATTGAAGAGGGGAACTGTTGTAGCAGTATTTTcggatatacagtaccaatcaaaagttgacacacatactactcattccagggtttttctttattttactattttctacattgtagaataatagtgaagacatcaaaactatgaaataacatatatggaatcatgcagtaacaaaaaagtgttaaagttgccaccctttaccttgatgacagctttgcacactcttggcattcgctcaaccagcttcatgaggtagtcagctggaatgcatttaatttaACAGGTGAATTTCTTCCTCCTTAAttagtttgagccaatcagttgtgttgtgacaatgtagggctggtatacagaagatagcactatttggtaaaatacaaagaccatattatggcaagaacagctcaaataagcaaagagaaatgacagtgcatcattactttaagacatgaaggtcagtcaatccggaaaatgtcaagaactttgaaagtttcttccatctagcactatgatgaaactggctctcatgaggaccgccacaggaaaggaagacccatagttacctctgctgcagaggacaagttcattagagttaccagcctcagaaattgctgcccaaataaatccttcacagACTTTAAGTAACAGggtcatctcaatatcaactgttcagaggagactgcgtgaatcagaccttcatggtcgaattgctgcaaagaaaccactactaaaggacaccaataataagaagagacttgcatgggccaagaaacatgagcaatggacattagaccggtggaaatctgttgtttggtctgatgagtcccaatttgagatttttggttccaaccgccatgtctttgtgagacgcagagtaggtgaacggatgatctctgcatgtgtggttcccactgtgaagcatggaggaggaggtgtgaagatgctttgctggtgacactgtcagtgacttatttagaattcaaggcacacttaaccagcatggcaaccacagcattctgcagcgatacgccatcctatctgctttgcgcttagtgggactatcatttcttcttcaacaggacaatgactcaacacacctccaggctgtgtaagggctatttgaccaagaaggatagtgatggagtgctgcatcagatgacctggcctccacaatcacccgacctcaacccaattgtgatggtttgggatgagttgaactgtagagtgaaggaaaagcagccaacaagtgctcagcatatgtgggaactccttcaagactgttggaaaagcattccaggtgaagctggttgagagaatgccaagagtatgcaaagctgtcatcaagtcaaagggtggctactttgaaaaatctcaaatttattttacacttttttggttactacatgatttcatatgtgttatttcatagttttgatgtgttcactattattctacaatgtagaaaatagtcaaaataaagaaaaccctggaatgagtaggtgtgtccaaacttttgactagtactgcaTGCAGTTTCATGTTTCTACAGTTTAATTAGCTGTTCTTGTTGTACAGTAAATTAACCCCAATTACTAATTCCACTATGGTCTTTCCGTTCAGCGACTGACAAAGTGGCCCTGCTTATTGGTAACCTCAACTACTCCCACCACCCGGACCTGATGGCCCCCACTATGGATGTCCATGAGCTGGCCAACCTGCTGCAGCAGCTGGGCTTCAGAGTGGTGTCTCTTCTGGACCTCACCAGGGAGGAGATGCTGGCAGCCATTGACAAGTTCATTCTTCTGCTTGACAGGGGCGTGTATGGTGAGTTTAACACTGTACAGTATTCTGGTGGTTACATTacaatggaaaatgtattttgaatttagTTTTTTTCAGAGACTCTAAAAAGCTAACGATGAGAGTAATTCTATTCCCCGTCTCAGAAAAATAGgtgtaaatgtataaaaacaagtATATGTTAAGTGGAAATCAGACTTCGTAGTCTGGTTAAGTTCCCTTTGAACTTATTCTGCTATTTTCCGTTGAACTTGTTGAGGTCACAGTTCATAATTCTATGCTGCTGTTTTGAGATCTTATTAGTAGCTTGGTGTGAGTGTGGTTTAGCAGGCAGATAAGAGGTGGAAAGGAGAAGCATGGGTCTGTAGTGTTTGGTGTGAAAAGCCTTGCTATGTATAGGCGTTTCTAAAGGCCTGTGATACTTCTACTTTACAGAATTATTTAGCGCCTGTAAAGGGCTTTTAGCAACCCAGCAAACTGTCAGTTTATCTCCCttttatattttagtcaaataaataaatgttcacACTGTTATTACAGGTACTGAGCCATACACATGACATTTTATTTGGTATGTAAGCATTTTTAAGAATGTATAACTTTCTGCCTCATCTAATAgtccacgtgtgtgtgttgttggctgtTATAGAAAACGAGGTCAGCTTAATGTGAAACTAAAAAACAATCTAAAAAGTAGCAACCTGGCTTTCTATGAGCTTTTAGGACCTGCACAGTTTACCTGTTTCCACTGGACATAATACCTAGAAAGCAAGCAACATAATGGCTTGTTGATTGAGGATAGGGTCAGTGTTGTGTGATATTCTACACAGTATATCTTTGATGAAATGAAACCGGCTAAAACATGGAGCCTTGTTTGACAGATGCATAAAGAGTATGAAACATGTAGCTAAACATGTAGCTACTCTACTACGTCCTACTTTCACTGCTCTGAAAACTCCTGACCTTTTTCATGTGCAGTTTCACCCTTTCTTCTTCCTTATCTCTACCTCGCTCTGAACtggagtatacactgagtgtacaaaacattgggaacaccttcctaatattgggttGCACATCCTTTTgcgctcagaacagcctcaatttgtcggggtatggattctacaaggtgtcgaaagcgttccacagggatgctggcccgtgttgactccaatgtttcccacagttgtgtcaagttggttggctggatgtcctatgggtggtggaccattcttgatacacacgggaaactgttgagcatgaaaaacccagcaacgttgcagttcttgacagactgtataccatgcaccttgcacctactaccataccctgctcaaaggcacttaaatatttttttattgcccattcacaatccatgtctcaagtgaTTCAAagcttaatctacactgattgaagtggatttaacaagtgacatcgataagggatcatagcattcacctggtcagtctatgtcatggagcaggtgttcataatgttttgtacactcagtgtactcaTCTTGTGCTCTgaatttactattttacacctatgAGAGACTTTTCTTTCCtgtgttcatctgatgaagtaacAGTGATCGATGGTAACTAACTCTAAATAGTAATTTAGTAACGTTATGCTATCCCCTACAGCCCTGTTCTACTATGCTGGTCATGGGTATGAACGTTCAGGGAGGAACTACCTGGTGGCCATAGATGCTCCACAGCCCTACCTTCCAGAGAACTGTGTCTGTGTACAGAGGGTCATGCGCATGATGCAGGAGAGACGGACtgcattgagtgtggtcttactAGACACCTGCAGAACATGGTAGACCTCCTGATGGACACCACATGTTACTGTTTGTTGCTATACATCTTGTCCAACTTTTGTACAAACAGTATTATGATTGTGGAAGGACTAAAACAGGTGTTAAGTTGTATATTCGTGTTAAgttgtatatttgtattttaagGTACAACCAAGATTGCATAGCTTCTGAAATCAGGCCCTTGGTACCCATGGGAAACACAGTGTATGGATATGCCACGTATGTATTTTTTGTGTATGTAACAACTTATTTTATGAGTGTTCATTCATGACCTGAAATCTAAATGACCTCCTGCTGCCTTAAAAGATGTGAAGATGCAGAGGCGTATGAGGTGCAGGATGGAGGGAAGAGCACTGGGATCTTCACCAAGTACCTGAACAAGCACATTCTGCAGCCGGAGAAGGTCACTCACGTCCTGGAGCAGGTCTCTGAGGGTCAGTGTTATTGTATGATAGGCTTTGCTCTTATAGTATGACGGTGGCTTTGCTTATAGTACTTCCCTCAGTGTGTGTGACTTTGGAATTTCAGGATGGATGTTTTGACATACTGTTAACACCAATCCATGACTCATATGGGAAACCCCTGTATTTCTTTTGACCAAAAAATACTAGATATTACCCAAGAAAGACTAAATTCCCTGCTAATGAGAGCAGAATAACATTGTCTTCTTAGGTGACTCTTGGTTCTATAGCTCCTCTATATGAgatgcacagtaatgtctgtaaACAGGGTCAGTGTGAAAGCTGTTGTTGGATGGagcacagacattttcacatcctaaaggttcaatgcagctgtttttatctcaatctcaAATAATTTCTGCTTAACAATTCATttccttactgtgattgttttcaattaaatggtttaagaaaataacaaaaaattcTTAGCAAAGttctatttctcaagcaagaatttagcttggactgtctgggagtggtctgagtggggaggggaaaactgaaaactagctgttattggaagagaggtttggaactctttattggtctattaactcatttaccacctggtgatgtaaccaggcaggccaaaactccatcccaccaacacaggatgaaatttcaggtggtcttttcaaacagctcttacactaaaagggcattatcatcattttcacagtattattccaacctcagtgtggaaatatatataaaacacaggtaaatcacatttttgactgcactgggccttta
This portion of the Salvelinus sp. IW2-2015 linkage group LG4q.1:29, ASM291031v2, whole genome shotgun sequence genome encodes:
- the malt3 gene encoding mucosa-associated lymphoid tissue lymphoma translocation protein 1, translated to MKNMIRDLVIVQHPVSVSVPLNYQVNLSVRAEGTGILNYQWFKSDEEEVFGATRADLTVTAQRSQLYICRVNDQFCNCVFSEWVKVKVPDIAKPGLPIAWRGELHIAVHPAPQTVRQGQRLTLSCSAFGIPIPHYQWYRNGHPLLGKTTDTLQIHNAEADDRGTYLCSVSNVEEERWTEPADVDIEPSNQLKVTAPKLTATDKVALLIGNLNYSHHPDLMAPTMDVHELANLLQQLGFRVVSLLDLTREEMLAAIDKFILLLDRGVYALFYYAGHGYERSGRNYLVAIDAPQPYLPENCVCVQRVMRMMQERRTALSVVLLDTCRTWYNQDCIASEIRPLVPMGNTVYGYATCEDAEAYEVQDGGKSTGIFTKYLNKHILQPEKVTHVLEQVSEDLGRDPLVTGKQAVEIKHTLKEPRSLTDPVRTTGHTGELRLRDACWRQANELPRQKLLIFPCGVEVEVSFSALFSNVMVAFGTVKTTGPRTQDCTVTLRSTPAMEDIFSSPGRSGEMDSLLLNNLVAENPDCSLRLCGLQKLQGSLVIKVDLHYTHMGSKLRLQESKQLDIGKPLVASCDQYRGQQALVTQRQEGAPSQSMGQVSHSKQPPRQTLAQPGRPFTRKAECAAKVPTARSNEPEENDETEPQDFTF